The sequence CAAAGTCATAAAGGCCTTCGATCGCAGAGCAACAATGTGTCTTTAAAGGTAAACCCATCGAAAAGTTCATCCATCCATTAAGAATACCTGAGCACACACCTAGTTTGAGAACGTCACGAGGACATCCCGTTGTTGCATTCAACGAAGGAGTAGAAGTAACTGTAATAGAAGTAGTAGTAATACTCGTGTTTGTTACGGGTGGACACTTGTCACATCCAGAGACAAGTGCAAAGAACATAACAACATTAAGTGCCACAATAACACACATTTTGGGAGCCATCTCAATATATTGATCACCCTCACTAGCAGTTAAATAAAAGCATGCAATACTAGTTAAGTACTAGAAGAGTGTGTTTGTGAAGAATGTAAAAAGATTACTTATATAGTGTTAATGaacctaaaattaaaatggatctTGGCACACAGATCTTGAGACTTGGTCTATTTTTTCTGAATCCATGGTGAGTATGATTGATGGAATTAATCAAGAGAATTACTCAAAG comes from Glycine soja cultivar W05 chromosome 20, ASM419377v2, whole genome shotgun sequence and encodes:
- the LOC114402183 gene encoding 14 kDa proline-rich protein DC2.15-like, which gives rise to MAPKMCVIVALNVVMFFALVSGCDKCPPVTNTSITTTSITVTSTPSLNATTGCPRDVLKLGVCSGILNGWMNFSMGLPLKTHCCSAIEGLYDFEVALCVCTALKANIMGINLDIPISFTKLINTCDKKVPNGFICD